A window of Streptomyces sp. NBC_01241 genomic DNA:
GCGTACCGCGTGCTCCACCAGCGGCCGGCCGCGGTGGTCGAGCAGTGCCTTGGGCCGCCCGCCGAGCCGCCGCCCGCCGCCCGCGGCGAGCAGCAGCCCGGCGACCACCGGGGTCCGGGGCCGTCCGGTGACGGCCGGGTCCTGTGTTGTTCGAGTCATGGGGACTGGCATACCCGGGAGATGCCCCGCCCGCGCAACCGGGAAGCGGCGGGAGCGGTGAGGAGTACAGGGAGCGGGCTCGGCGGCGTACGCCGAGCCTTCCATGGAGCGACGTGTGTATCACCCATACGGGAGCCCCTGAATTCCGTCCGCGGAGTGGCGCTCGACACCTGCCATGGCGTTAACTTGCGGGCATCTCCGGACACTTGACCACGGTCCGGAGTCCGGTCGAAACACTGGCACAAGGATGTGCGAGGGGGAGTGCTTTGTTGCGAAGCGTGGGGCAGACGCCGGTGACCAGCAGTGATGAGGATCCGAGGGTGGCGGAGCTGCGTACGGCGGTCTCCCGGCTCCGCCGCGAGCTGGCGGGGCATCCCGCGGAGTTCCCGGACCGCGGGATCGCCGAGGACGAGCTGGCCGCGTTGGACGCGATGGCGATCAGCGGCGCGCCCGAGATTCCCCGCCTGCGTCGTTCGCTGCTGCTGATCGCGGGGGCGATCGGCTCGGTCAGCGCACTGGCCGCCGCGCTCAGGGACCTACGCGTCGCCGTCGACCTCTTCGGCGAGCCGCCGCGCTCCTGACGGCCGCCGCGCCCCGCCCGCCGTCGTGCTCCTTACGGCCGCCGCGCTCCTGGCGCGCGACGGCCGGGAACCGGTCGCGGCGGCGTGACTCAGCCGGTGGAACCGTTACTGGCGAGCGCGTCGGACAGCTCCTTCGCGGCCTGCTGCAGGATCGGCACGATCCGCTCCGTCGCGGCCTCCGTCACCCGGCCCGCCGGGCCCGAGATCGAAATCGCGGCCGACGTGGGGGAGTTGGGTACGGAGACCGCCAGGCAGCGCACCCCGATCTCCTGCTCGTTGTCGTCGACC
This region includes:
- a CDS encoding DUF5955 family protein; its protein translation is MLRSVGQTPVTSSDEDPRVAELRTAVSRLRRELAGHPAEFPDRGIAEDELAALDAMAISGAPEIPRLRRSLLLIAGAIGSVSALAAALRDLRVAVDLFGEPPRS